Proteins from a genomic interval of Micropterus dolomieu isolate WLL.071019.BEF.003 ecotype Adirondacks linkage group LG16, ASM2129224v1, whole genome shotgun sequence:
- the slc37a3 gene encoding sugar phosphate exchanger 3 isoform X2 has translation MPSSCCGCLSQYTHHHLVAFLLTFFSYVLLHASRKTFSNVKVSISAQWTPSLQNDSAPAFSPGETWEDNRLFSDEKQATLFLGALDSIFLFSYAAGLYLSGVIGDRVNLRYVLCFGLCGSAAVEFVFGTLTEWLQIYNIYLYCGLWVLNGLLQSAVWPCVVAVMGNWFGKTGRGFVFGLWSACASVGNILGAFLASSVLKYGYEYAFLVTSVVQFAGGVVVFFGLLTSPKEVGLSLESETGLSPVETDTDSHRPLMSDEEDEAEVYDRPYQSVPSPDEPLAESPPAVGFCQAFCLPGVLPYSLAYACLKLVNYSFFFWLPFYLSNNYGWKEAEADRLSVWYDVGGIIGGTVQGLISDFMGKRAPVLGLSLVLAMGALFGYSRSPNDQVINAVLLATTGFFIGGPSNMISSAISADLGRQDALRGSQEALATVTGIVDGTGSIGAAGGQYLVSLIQSKLGWMSVFYFFIVMTAGSIVFIMPLLLKEVQAMWRDRRALRRQL, from the exons ATGCCTTCCTCGTGCTGTGGCTGCCTGTCACAGTACACCCATCATCATCTGGTTGCCTTCCTCCTCACCTTCTTTAG CTATGTGTTGCTGCATGCGTCCAGGAAAACATTCAGCAATGTGAAAGTGAGCATCTCAGCCCAGTGGACACCATCTCTCCAGAATGACAGCGCGCCCGCTTTCTCCCCCGGCGAG ACATGGGAGGACAATCGTCTGTTTTCAGATGAAAAGCAGGCCACTCTGTTCCTAGGAGCTCTGGACTCCATCTTCCTCTTTTCATATGCGGCT GGTCTGTACTTAAGCGGTGTGATTGGGGACAGAGTGAACCTGCGCTATGTGCTGTGCTTCGGCCTGTGTGGCTCTGCTGCAGTG GAGTTTGTGTTTGGCACTCTCACTGAATGGCTCCAAATCTACAACATCTATCTGTACTGTGGCCTGTGGGTGCTGAACGGCCTGCTGCAGTCAGCCGTGTGGCCCTGCGTGGTGGCCGTCATGGGAAACTGGTTCGGCAAGACAGG CCGTGGCTTTGTGTTTGGCCTGTGGAGTGCTTGTGCCTCTGTAGGTAACATCCTGGGGGCCTTCCTGGCATCTAGTGTCCTCAAGTATGGGTATGAG TATGCCTTCTTGGTGACCTCGGTGGTGCAGTTTGCTGGAGGGGTGGTGGTGTTCTTCGGCCTACTTACCTCACCAAAAGAAGTCG gTTTGAGCTTGGAGTCAGAGACGGGACTCAGCCCCGTGGAGACGGACACAGACAGCCACAGGCCTTTGATGAgcgatgaggaggatgaggcaGAGGTGTATGACAGACCATACCAGTCAGTTCCGTCGCCGGACGAACCTCTGGCCGAGTCTCCTCCAGCCGTTGGCTTCTGCCAGGCTTTCTGTCTGCCCGGAGTGCTGCCT TATTCTCTGGCTTATGCGTGTCTGAAGCTGGTAAATTACTCCTTCTTCTTCTGGCTTCCTTTCTACCTGAGCAACAACTACGGCTGGAAGGAGGCCGAGGCCGACCGGCTGTCTGTGTGGTATGATGTGGGAGGAATCATCG GAGGGACAGTTCAGGGTTTGATTTCTGACTTCATGGGAAAGAGAGCCCCGGTGTTGGGCTTAAGTCTGGTGCTGGCGATGGGAGCCCTGTTTGGATACAGCC GCTCACCTAACGACCAGGTGATAAACGCTGTGCTGTTGGCTACCACCGGCTTCTTCATTGGCGGTCCATCTAATATGATCAGCTCCGCCATTTCTGCTGACCTGGGCAGGCAGGACGCTCTGAGGGGTAGCCAGGAGGCTCTGGCTACTGTCACTGGCATAGTGGATGGAACTGGAAGTATAGGAGCTGCTGGGGGACAG TACCTGGTGTCCCTGATTCAGAGCAAGCTGGGCTGGATGAGTGTGTTCTACTTCTTCATCGTCATG ACAGCGGGCAGTATTGTGTTCATCATGCCTTTGCTCCTCAAAGAAGTACAAGCCATGTGGAGAGACAGACGGGCGCTGCGTCGCCAGCTGTGA
- the slc37a3 gene encoding sugar phosphate exchanger 3 isoform X1: protein MPSSCCGCLSQYTHHHLVAFLLTFFSYVLLHASRKTFSNVKVSISAQWTPSLQNDSAPAFSPGETWEDNRLFSDEKQATLFLGALDSIFLFSYAAGLYLSGVIGDRVNLRYVLCFGLCGSAAVEFVFGTLTEWLQIYNIYLYCGLWVLNGLLQSAVWPCVVAVMGNWFGKTGRGFVFGLWSACASVGNILGAFLASSVLKYGYEYAFLVTSVVQFAGGVVVFFGLLTSPKEVGKEGLSLESETGLSPVETDTDSHRPLMSDEEDEAEVYDRPYQSVPSPDEPLAESPPAVGFCQAFCLPGVLPYSLAYACLKLVNYSFFFWLPFYLSNNYGWKEAEADRLSVWYDVGGIIGGTVQGLISDFMGKRAPVLGLSLVLAMGALFGYSRSPNDQVINAVLLATTGFFIGGPSNMISSAISADLGRQDALRGSQEALATVTGIVDGTGSIGAAGGQYLVSLIQSKLGWMSVFYFFIVMTAGSIVFIMPLLLKEVQAMWRDRRALRRQL from the exons ATGCCTTCCTCGTGCTGTGGCTGCCTGTCACAGTACACCCATCATCATCTGGTTGCCTTCCTCCTCACCTTCTTTAG CTATGTGTTGCTGCATGCGTCCAGGAAAACATTCAGCAATGTGAAAGTGAGCATCTCAGCCCAGTGGACACCATCTCTCCAGAATGACAGCGCGCCCGCTTTCTCCCCCGGCGAG ACATGGGAGGACAATCGTCTGTTTTCAGATGAAAAGCAGGCCACTCTGTTCCTAGGAGCTCTGGACTCCATCTTCCTCTTTTCATATGCGGCT GGTCTGTACTTAAGCGGTGTGATTGGGGACAGAGTGAACCTGCGCTATGTGCTGTGCTTCGGCCTGTGTGGCTCTGCTGCAGTG GAGTTTGTGTTTGGCACTCTCACTGAATGGCTCCAAATCTACAACATCTATCTGTACTGTGGCCTGTGGGTGCTGAACGGCCTGCTGCAGTCAGCCGTGTGGCCCTGCGTGGTGGCCGTCATGGGAAACTGGTTCGGCAAGACAGG CCGTGGCTTTGTGTTTGGCCTGTGGAGTGCTTGTGCCTCTGTAGGTAACATCCTGGGGGCCTTCCTGGCATCTAGTGTCCTCAAGTATGGGTATGAG TATGCCTTCTTGGTGACCTCGGTGGTGCAGTTTGCTGGAGGGGTGGTGGTGTTCTTCGGCCTACTTACCTCACCAAAAGAAGTCGGTAAGGAAG gTTTGAGCTTGGAGTCAGAGACGGGACTCAGCCCCGTGGAGACGGACACAGACAGCCACAGGCCTTTGATGAgcgatgaggaggatgaggcaGAGGTGTATGACAGACCATACCAGTCAGTTCCGTCGCCGGACGAACCTCTGGCCGAGTCTCCTCCAGCCGTTGGCTTCTGCCAGGCTTTCTGTCTGCCCGGAGTGCTGCCT TATTCTCTGGCTTATGCGTGTCTGAAGCTGGTAAATTACTCCTTCTTCTTCTGGCTTCCTTTCTACCTGAGCAACAACTACGGCTGGAAGGAGGCCGAGGCCGACCGGCTGTCTGTGTGGTATGATGTGGGAGGAATCATCG GAGGGACAGTTCAGGGTTTGATTTCTGACTTCATGGGAAAGAGAGCCCCGGTGTTGGGCTTAAGTCTGGTGCTGGCGATGGGAGCCCTGTTTGGATACAGCC GCTCACCTAACGACCAGGTGATAAACGCTGTGCTGTTGGCTACCACCGGCTTCTTCATTGGCGGTCCATCTAATATGATCAGCTCCGCCATTTCTGCTGACCTGGGCAGGCAGGACGCTCTGAGGGGTAGCCAGGAGGCTCTGGCTACTGTCACTGGCATAGTGGATGGAACTGGAAGTATAGGAGCTGCTGGGGGACAG TACCTGGTGTCCCTGATTCAGAGCAAGCTGGGCTGGATGAGTGTGTTCTACTTCTTCATCGTCATG ACAGCGGGCAGTATTGTGTTCATCATGCCTTTGCTCCTCAAAGAAGTACAAGCCATGTGGAGAGACAGACGGGCGCTGCGTCGCCAGCTGTGA